From one Triticum urartu cultivar G1812 chromosome 3, Tu2.1, whole genome shotgun sequence genomic stretch:
- the LOC125549220 gene encoding chitinase CLP-like — protein sequence MDRMQKITPNPKNYVVLHRIIVSSLFLLLSCTAASGQQAPYKPLISRLAKDLNTSLYTIIIKADKSPLLLDLAGSLVWSTCPPSAQSTVACGSGKCGSAASQECPHRCLHVDGGQIGESGSQCACAGNPVTRQCCTADLTSFAMSANATDGAMELPPEESFAILGACAPDSLQRSLPAGVTGVAGFSRRPLSLPSQLAAQRGFGGKFALCLPVFAIFGDSPVNLTAPGQAPGYVDYTTIIPYTPLLTNPANAAGYYIPVKSISVSWHEADAQAILPSGALELDPGAGTGGVVLSTTRPYMMMRPDVYEPFAKAFDDAFTRGRNVPATSVERVPAPKPFEICYNAGFMRLKRPSAYDVPRIQLELGAGATWKNWTLYGDNYLVKVDGALCLGILRMGPGGMPVDGEPAVVIGAKQLENNLLVFDLEKQVLGFSMLLDFTLSSCTSSNFLRN from the exons ATGGATCGAATGCAGAAAATTACTCCCAATCCCAAGAACTACGTTGTGCTCCATCGTATCATCGTCTCATCGCTCTTCTTGCTGCTGTCATGTACCGCGGCGAGCGGCCAGCAAGCCCCGTACAAGCCACTCATCTCCCGGCTCGCCAAGGACCTCAACACCTCCCTCTACACCATCATCATCAAGGCCGACAAGTCGCCGCTCCTCCTCGACCTCGCCGGCTCGCTCGTCTGGTCAACTTGCCCGCCGTCGGCGCAGAGCACTGTGGCATGCGGGTCCGGTAAGTGCGGCAGCGCGGCCAGCCAGGAGTGCCCACACCGCTGCCTGCACGTGGACGGCGGCCAGATAGGAGAGTCAGGGTCGCAATGCGCCTGCGCCGGCAACCCGGTCACCCGCCAGTGCTGCACCGCCGACCTCACGAGCTTCGCGATGTCGGCCAACGCCACGGACGGCGCGATGGAGCTTCCTCCTGAAGAGTCGTTCGCCATCCTCGGCGCGTGCGCGCCGGACAGCCTGCAGAGATCGCTCCCCGCGGGCGTCACCGGCGTGGCGGGGTTCTCCCGGCGGCCGCTCTCGCTGCCGTCGCAGCTCGCCGCTCAGCGCGGCTTCGGAGGTAAGTTCGCCCTGTGCCTCCCCGTGTTCGCCATCTTCGGGGACTCGCCTGTGAACCTGACGGCGCCCGGGCAAGCGCCAGGCTACGTCGACTACACGACCATCATACCATACACCCCACTCCTCACCAACCCGGCGAACGCCGCCGGATACTACATCCCCGTCAAGAGCATCTCCGTGTCGTGGCACGAGGCCGACGCCCAGGCGATCCTCCCCAGCGGCGCGCTCGAGCTCGACCCCGGCGCCGGCACCGGCGGCGTCGTGCTGAGCACCACCAGGCCCTACATGATGATGCGCCCCGACGTGTACGAGCCGTTCGCCAAGGCCTTCGACGACGCCTTCACAAG GGGGAGGAATGTTCCGGCGACCTCCGTGGAGCGGGTGCCGGCGCCGAAGCCGTTCGAGATCTGCTACAACGCCGGGTTTATGAGGCTGAAGCGGCCGTCGGCCTACGACGTGCCTCGCATCCAGCTAGAGCTGGGCgccggcgccacgtggaagaacTGGACGCTGTACGGCGACAACTACCTGGTGAAGGTGGACGGGGCTTTGTGCCTGGGGATCCTGCGGATGGGGCCCGGCGGCATGCCGGTGGACGGCGAGCCGGCGGTGGTGATCGGCGCGAAGCAGCTGGAGAACAACCTGCTGGTGTTCGACCTGGAGAAGCAGGTGCTCGGGTTCAGCATGCTGCTGGACTTCACCTTGTCCAGTTGTACAAGCTCCAACTTCTTGAGGAACTAG